One genomic window of Hyperolius riggenbachi isolate aHypRig1 chromosome 7, aHypRig1.pri, whole genome shotgun sequence includes the following:
- the LOC137526182 gene encoding olfactory receptor 5AN6-like, with the protein MKSLNETIVSEFVLLGLVDLPELKLPLFLVFLLIYLISLATNLLIALLIFHDPHLHTPMYFFLSNLACLDIFYSSVTCPRLLSDIFSKTRTIPVSSCITQFFFFFSFACVELYLLAVMSFDRYIAICRPLHYVQIMHPQICARSVSIAWTSGFLSSLLHTLCILRLDFCGPKVINSFFCDLPQLLLLSCTDIFINVLVLFIGGIIMGSCSMSIIIVPYIHIFRTILKIQSWGGRMKAFSTCTSHLTVVTIFCGTVLSIYLRPSPGSASSQEGIVSVIYTVITPLVNPIIYSLRNQDLKAALTKFLLL; encoded by the coding sequence ATGAAATCCTTAAATGAAACCATAGTGTCAGAGTTTGTACTCCTTGGTTTGGTGGATCTTCCAGAACTCAAGCTGCCTCTTTTTCTGGTCTTTCTTCTTATTTACTTGATATCACTGGCTACGAATCTCCTAATTGCTCTACTGATCTTCCATGACCCTCACCTCCACACACCCATGTACTTCTTTTTAAGTAATCTGGCCTGCTTAGACATTTTCTATTCCTCTGTTACTTGTCCACGATTGCTGTCTGATATCTTCTCTAAAACCAGAACAATTCCCGTTTCTTCCTGCATTAcccagttttttttcttcttttcctttGCCTGTGTGGAACTCTATTTGCTGGCAGTAATGTCCTTTGATAGATACATTGCTATCTGTCGTCCCCTTCATTATGTTCAGATAATGCATCCTCAGATCTGTGCTCGATCGGTGTCTATTGCTTGGACCTCTGGGTTCCTCAGCTCCTTACTTCACACTCTCTGTATTCTGAGACTGGACTTCTGTGGTCCCAAAGTCATTAATAGTTTCTTCTGTGACCTCCCCCAATTGCTTCTACTTTCATGTACCGATATCTTCATCAATGTCTTGGTGTTGTTCATTGGTGGCATCATAATGGGTTCTTGTTCCATGAGCATAATCATTGTTCCTTACATCCACATTTTCCGCACCATTCTGAAAATCCAGTCCTGGGGAGGCAGGATGAAGGCCTTCTCCACTTGTACTTCTCACCTAACAGTTGTCACCATCTTCTGTGGGACAGTCCTCTCCATCTATCTCCGCCCAAGCCCAGGCTCTGCTTCCTCACAAGAAGGGATAGTGTCTGTCATATACACAGTCATTACACCACTGGTCAATCCTATCATTTATAGTTTACGGAATCAAGATCTAAAGGCAGCACTTACCAAATTTTTATTACtttaa